Genomic window (Chondrocystis sp. NIES-4102):
TAAAAGCACCTGGCTAGTGTGGGGAGTAACATGGGTAACTCTACCAATCAAACCGCCAATACCCGTAACTATATATCCAGGTTGAACACCATCTTGACTACCCTTACCCAAAGTAACGCGCTGCCACCAGCGATCGCTATTTCTGGCAATTACAGCAGCCGTAATGGATTCTGCCTTAGTCTGGTTATATGCGATTAATTGTTTTAATTGTTGGTTTTGTTGTGTTAATTCCGTTACTTGCTGTTCCAACTCTAAGACACGGGCATTAGTGAGTCTGTCTTCCAAAACTAATTGTGTTTGAGATTGAAATGGACTAACTATAAAATAGTACACCTCCGATAATACCGATGCTTGGGTTTTTTTCACCAATATAGCCATCACCAAAGCTACAGCAATTAGTATTGTCCGAAAACCATATTTATCCCACCAACGACTCATAATATAAAGTTAAGAAACTAGTTTTAACTAAGAATAGTGCGATCGCTAAAAACCCGATCTAAGCTTTTATCTTCTAAAACTTTACCTGTGCCTAAAACGACGCATTTTAAAGGTTCGGGGGCAATATGGGTAACAATTCCAGTCTCATTGCTAATCAAGACATCCAAGCCTTTGATCATAGCTCCTCCTCCAGCCAACATAATCCCACGATCAATGATATCGGCTGCTAAATCTGGGGGTGTTTGCTCTAGGGTTCTTTTTATAGCATCTAAAATACATCTGATAGACTCTTGTAAACAGTCACGTACTTCCGACTCGCCTATTTCGATTGTGCTGGGTAAGCCTGTAAGTTGGTGTAATCCCCTCACTTCCATTGTCCGCTCAGGCTCATCTAAAGAACAAGCTGAACCTAATCTAAATTTTATTGTTTCGGCTGTATTTTCCCCGATCGCTAATTTATATTGTTGTTTAACCTGATTAACAATGGCTTCGGTTAATTCATCCCCTGCAATGCGGATTGATTCGCTGATTACCTTACCCTGAGAACTAATTACTGCGACTTCGGTCGTCCCACCCCCAATATCAACTATCATGTTGCCTGTGGGTTCACTAATTGGTAGCCCTGCACCGATAGCTGCTGCTAAAGGTTCTTCTATTAAATCGACTTCCCTAGCTCCTGCATTGGAAGCTGCCTCAATCACTGCACGACGTTCTAATTTTGTTACACCACTAGGAATACCAATCACCATACGTGGGTGAACTAAAGGATTACCTTCAAAGGCTCGTCTGACAAATTCTTGAATCATTGCCTCAGTAGCATCAAAATCTGCTATCACCCCATCTTTTAACGGGCGCAACGCTTGTATGTCTTCTGGAGCGCGTCCTAAAAGTAATTTTGCCTCTTTACCAAATGCTCTTGGCTGTTCTGTTTTGCGATCTATGGCGACTACAGAAGGTTCTTCCAAGACAATTCCTTTACCAGATACATATACTAATGTGTTCGCAGTACCTAGATCTATACCCATATCCCGCGAAAGCTTAAAACGATTTAATAAACGCACTTTGATTTATCGCTCCCAAGAAAAAAGTAGCACTTTGCCTGAGCCGAGTCTAATGTACTCCCAATATAGTAATTAGTCTAATAGAAAATATACGTAAATCGAGAAATATAACTTTAATCTTATTTTCTTGACCGTAAATTTATCTAGCTTAAATTTAGTTATTTACCGAGAAGCTTTGTAGTAAGTTATTTAATTTGTTTATTAGGAATTTTATGCAATTATTTTATTGATAATAATTTATTGCTTAATATGAATTTCAATAATAATCTTAAAACTCGTCGTCAATTTCTCCAATGGGGTTTATTTTTGGGTGGAATGACGACTATGGCATTTAAATTAAATAACCGTCAGGTTCATGCTGCTAATGCTGTTAGAATTCCCCCCATACCAAAAGTCGATAATCTTTTAGAATTGAGCTTCGATCCGATGGCGATTTTGAGAGATTTCGATTATGGGACTATCAAAGAGGAAAACGGACGTACAATTAGAGAATTTGAAGTATTTGCCCACAGCACCGCAATTAAGCTAAATAGTGCTATAGATTACGTAAGCTGGAATTTAAACGATCGCGTTCCTGCACCCACTTTAAGAGCTACAGAAGGGGATCGGGTTCGCATTATTTTCCACAATGAAGACGGACATTCTCATAGTTTACACTTTCACGGTACGCATCCTATAGAGATGGATGGAGTAGATTCGATCCGCCGAGGGGAAACATTTATCTATGAATTTGATGCTGAACCTTATGGTGTTCATCCCTATCACTGTCATGTTGCTCCTATCACTCGTCATGTGAGTAAAGGGCTATACGGTCTATTTATCGTTGATCCCCCCGAAGGTCGTCCCGAAGCTGATGAAATGGTTATGGTTATGGGTGGTTATGATTTGGACGGGGATGAACATAACGAATTGTATGCCTTTAACGGTATTCCTAATTATTATCGAGATTATCCCATCCCTATTTATCAAAATCAGTTAATTCGCCTCTATATTCTCAATATGATTGAGTTTGACCCCGTTGTGACTTTTCATATTCACGCTAATATGTTTGAGATTTATCGCACTGGGCGCAGTCTGGAAGCTGATGAAGAGAGTGATGTTATTAGTTTAGGGACTGCTGAAAGACATATTTTAGAATTTACTTATAAATATCCTGGACAATATATGTTCCATCCGCACCAAGATATTATCGCCGAAAATGGTTGTATGGGCTTTTTTGATGTTCTCCCAGAACCAGCTTAATTAAATATCTAAAGTAACTGCTTAAATTAAATATTAATAGATGATTTTATTTAACTATTTATGAATTTATTGACTTACTTTCTCAATTAATTGTAGAGTGTTATTTCAGAATTATGTAAGCATAAATACCAATATAAAATTACTTATGTCAAATCGTCTTAAAACTATAGAATTATTTCTAGCTCTTGGATTAGCTACTACAGTAGGGTCTCAAGCGTTACCTACCAACGCTCAAGATAGTAACAGCTTAACAGGGGCATCTCTATTAATGGCTCAAGGTGCAGAAGGTGGCGAAGGTCATAGTGGTACAAGTCATGGTGGCGAAAGCGGTGGTGAAAGTGGTGGCGAAAGCGGTGGCGAAGGTGGCGAAGGTGCTACTGGTAGTGGCAATCCCGAAGTAGATTATATGACTACCCTGGGGTTAATGAAAGGTCATTTAATGGCAGCAGAAGAATTAATTGCGCTTAAAAATTACGAAGAAGCAGAACCTCATATTGCTCATCCTGTCGATGAATTATATAGCCAGATTGAAACTGTATTGCCAGAAAAAGGTGTAAAAGATTTTAAACCAACCTTAAATCAACTCCGTGATTTAGCAACTTCTGCTCCTGAGTCGCCAGAAATGAAAACCTTGTTTGAGCAATCTGTAAGTTCTATTGATGCTGCGATCGCTGCTGTCCCCGAAGAGCAACGTAATTCTCCAGAATTTGTGATGGATGTAATTGTGGAAATGCTTAAGACTGCTGCAACGGAATATGAGGCTGCGATCGCTGATAATAAATTTGTAGAAGTTGTGGAATATCAAGATTCCAGAGGTTTTGTTCTCTATAGTGAAGAACTTTATAATTCTATTGCCGAACAAAAAAGTCAAGCCGATCCTGAAGGTCATAAAACCATCACAGATAGTATGACCGCTTTAAAAACCGCTTGGCCCTCTATTGATCCTCCAGCAACCCCTATTAAAACTCCTTCAGAAGTTTATAGTTTGGTTTCTCAGATTGAGTTTAATAAGTAATGTAAGTTGCTTCTTATAATTACGAGAGTTGATTGTAGGAGTCGGGAGTCAATATTATTTATGGTTATGTCTTATGCCCACCCTTCCTTTACTAATAACTTGCGCCCCCGTAAGAGAATCTGATTCATTAATCATGGATAATTAACAATTATGGGATAATTTCTCTCTTATTTAATTTCTATGAAACATTTTGGTATCCTTTGTCCTCCTAGTCCAGGACATCTTAATCCAATGGCTAGTCTGGGTTATGAACTTCAACGAAGAGGACATCGAGTTACCTTAATTGGGCTACTTGATACTCAACCTTATGCTACTGCTGCCAAGATTGATTTTTGTCCTATAGGCCCAGATAAGTTTCCGTTAGGTAGCACCAAAGAGTCCCTAGATCGTTTAGGCAAGTTAAGCGGTATTCCCGCACTACTATATACTATTGATTTATTTCGTCAGGGAACAAAAGCACTTTTAGGTGAAGTACCCAGATCTTGCCGAGAGATTGGAATTGAAGTTTTATTAATTGATCAAGTTCTTTTTGAGGGATCAACAATCGCTGAATATCTCAACATCCCTTTTATTACTATTTGTAATGCTATTATAGTTAATCCTGAACCTGCTGTCCCTCCTGCCTTAACTGGTTGGGATTATGATCCATCCTGGTTAGGACAACTCCGCAATCAAATTGGCAGTGGTCTACTACAGTTAGCTGCTACACCAATTCGAGCAATAGTGGAGGAATATCGCCAAAAATGGAATTTACCCGTCATCGATACCAGTAATAAACTAAATCTCTGGTCTAAGCTTGCTATTATTAGTCAGCAGTCTCCTTCTTTTGAATTTCCGAGACAGGAATTACCTGATTATTTTCACTTTACAGGAGCTTTAATTAATCCCCTATCGAGAGTAGATGTACCTTTTCCTTGGGAGAAGCTAACGGATAAACCGCTAATTTATGCTTCTTTGGGAACATTACAAAATAAACTTTTTAACATTTTTATTCAGATTGCCTATGCCTGTCAATATTTAAATGTTCAATTAGTAATTAGCTTGGGGGGCGCAAGTGAACCAGAGGAATTAGGCTATCTTCCAGGATCACCAATTGTTGTAAAAGTTGCCCCGCAATTATCTTTACTTGAACGTGCTCGCCTCTGTATTACTCACGCAGGTATGAATACCACACTAGAATCGTTAAAAAATGGTGTGCCAATGGTAGCCATCCCGATAACTAACGATCAACCTGGGGTAGCTGCGCGCATTGCTTGGACTAAGACGGGGGAAGTAGTACCTTTAAATCAATGTAATGTGGATAATTTGGCAACGGCAATTCAAAAAGTTCTTACTCAACCCTATTATCGTCAAAATGCCCAGAAATTCCAGGCAGAAATGGTACAAGCTGGGGGTGTGGGTAAAGCTGCGGAGATTATCGAATCTGTTATTTGAAAAATTAAGCTGAAATTTATTGTATGATTTTTTCGATAGAAAACCTTATTTCTCCAGATGAAGTAACGGAAATCAAAGGGGTATTAGACGGGGCAGAATTTGTAGATGGCAAGCTGACGGCTGGTTGGCACGCCAAGCTAGTAAAAAATAATCAGCAACTTAAAGCAGGTACATCACAACAGCAACTTAAAGCAAAAATTCGCTCACTTTTGCAAAAAAATGCTTTATTTCAGTCAGCAGTACATCCAAAATCAATTCATTCAATTTTATTTAGTCGTTATGAGTCGGGAATGTCCTACGACACCCATGTAGATAATGCGCTAATGAATAATGATGCTGGTTTGTGTCGCTCTGATGTATCTTTCACTTTATTTCTTAGTTCACCTCATGATTATCAGGGAGGAGAATTAGTAATAGAAGGAGTACAAGAGGAGCAAAGCTACAAATTAGAAGCAGGTGCAGCTATTGTTTATCCTTCAACTACTTTACATCGTGTTAATCCTGTTACAGAAGGTAGAAGATTAGTTGTAGTAGGTTGGGTACAGAGTACTATTCGCCATGCCAGCGATCGCGAATTACTTTTTGACCTAGAAACGGCTCGACGTGCTATCTTTGCTAAATCTGGTAAAACTCCTGAATTTGATTTGATTTCTAAAAGTATTGCTAATTTGATCCGTAGATGGGCGGATGTTTAATCAGATCTAAGGGCAAGATAAAGGTTTGATTTGGGCTAAATCAAGAATTTCTGGGATTAATTCTTCACATTTGACTGCCATTAAATGCACTCCCTGACACAAACTCTGGGCTTGTTTTACTTGCTCGGCTGCTATTTTTATTCCTTCTTGCAAAGGATGCTCTGCCTTACCTAAGCGATCGATAATTTCATCGGGTATATGCACTCCTGGGACATATTTATTGATAAATTGGGCATTTTTGGCAGATTTTAAGAGAAAGATACCAGCTAAAACGGGTTTATCACTAACGCAAGCTATCTGACTCATGAATTTATCGAGTCGATCAAAATCGGTGATCATCTGACTTTGAAAAAATTGCGCCCCTGCTTCTAGTTTTTTCTCAAATCTTTTTTGTAAACTTGACCAACTTTTGAGTTGTGGATCTACCGCAGCCCCTGGGAATAGGTTGAGGGCTTCATCGGGCATTTGCTTATCGTTATAATCTAGACCACTATTAAGTTTATTGATTAATCGTAGCAGTCTTACCGATTCCAATTCAAATACTCCGCGAGCATTTTGATGATCACCAGCTTTAATAGGATCACCTGTCAGTGCCAAAATATTGCGAATTCCCAAGGCATAAGCACCCATGAGATCCCCTTGTAAACCTAAAGAATTGCGATCGCGACAAGCTATCTGACAAACTGGTTCAATTCCGTGTTGCAATAAGATTACAGATGCACCGACGGCAGACATTCTTAATACCGCCCGACTACCATCGGTAACATTGACTGCGTGAACTCTATCTTTTAGTTTTGCTGCCACATCCAGCATTTTACTAGGATTTCCACCTTTGGGGGGGGCAACTTCGGCAGTAATTATGAATTTTTGCTGCATTACTGCTTGTTGAAGATTACTGATCATTAGGATTTTTATTATTTATCTGAAATTACATCCATCTTTGGCAAAAAACCTAAAGCATCTTTAACTCTAGTCAAGGTTTGGTTGGCGACACAACTTGCTTTATCTGCACCTTTGAGCAATATGTCATTGAGATAATCTTGATTATCCATTAACTCTTGGTACTTATCCTGAATGGGTTTTAAAGCTTCAATAGTAGTTTCACTTAGCAAAGGTTTAAATTGTCCCCAACCCATATCTTGGCATTCTTGAGCCACTTGATCTTTGGTTTTATTACCCAAAAGTTGATAGAGCGTAAGTAAATTATGACACTCAGGACGTTGAGGATCATCAAATACTAATCCTTTTATCGGATCGGTTTTACATTTTTTGATCTTTTTATTGATTATATCTGCACTATCTAGTATTTCAATACGGCTTAAATCAGACGGATCGGATTTAGACATTTTTTTTGTACCATCTGTCAAACTCATAACCCTTGCACCTTCTGGACGAATCATAGGTTGAGGCACTTTTAATACAGGTTGTTTTTTCTTACCAAAGCGATCGTTAACCCTAGCTGCAATATCTCTAGTTAATTCTAAATGTTGTTTTTGATCTTCACCCACAGGTACTACATCGGCATCATAGAGTAGTATATCTGCTGCCATCAGTACAGGATAATCTAATAAGCCAACGCTCACATTTTCTCCCTGTTTAACTGCTTTTTCTTTAAACTGAATCATTCTTTCTAACCAGTTTAGAGGGGTAATACAGTTGAGTAACCAAGCAAGTTCGCTATGGGCGGTAACATGGGATTGTACAAAAATAGTAGAGCATTCTAAATCTATACCAGAAGCTAGATAGACGGCTGCCATCTTGAGGGTATTTTCCGCTAAAACTTTAGCATCATGGGGTACAGTAATAGCATGAAGATCAGCAAAAAAGAAGAAATTATCATAGTCCTGTTGTATTTCTACCCAGTTACGAATTGCGCCTAAATAGTTACCTAAATGTAGGTTGCCAGTAGTTTGAATTCCAGATAAAACTCGCTTTTTACTCATATTTAATACAAATGTTTTCTTTAATAGCTTAAAAATATAAGCTTAAAATGCTATCAGTTATCAGCCGTTCTGAAAAGGCTTGTTGAACGGGTTCTAATACGCCAAGACCGCGCCCGTTCGCTTTGTACCTTTCCTGAACGAATACCTCTAAACCCATTAGCTAAAAGCTAAAATTTGACAGCTTTTAAGAATAAAGTATCTTGCTGATGCTCTGCTCATTTTATCCTGATCTTGGGTTATAGGTTGCACTAATGCCCAATTACTAATCCCTCAATTTTGAAGCGATCGCATAAATCGTTGGAGTTGCTGACTTTCGAGTTCTAAAACACGGCGAGCAAAATCAGGATCTAATTCTAGAAAATCATCAAAGGTATCAACTGGAACTGCTAAAATTTTGGTGAGATTACTATCGGCAATGATCGTGTTTTGCGAGTTACTATGGGTTAATACTTCTAATTCGTCTAAAGTTTGTCCTGGATGAAGTTTCTTGACTCGAATCTCTTTATCTTCTTGATAAAATTGAATTTTTGCATCTCCTTCAATTAACAGCAATAGTTCTCGGCAAGTATCACCCGCTTCTGTAATAACTTCGTTGACACTATAGCTTCTTACCTCGGCGCGCTCAGCCAGGGCAATTAATGTTTCACTATGCATTCGGTTAAAGAAATCACTGTTAAATAGAT
Coding sequences:
- a CDS encoding rod shape-determining protein MreC, which translates into the protein MSRWWDKYGFRTILIAVALVMAILVKKTQASVLSEVYYFIVSPFQSQTQLVLEDRLTNARVLELEQQVTELTQQNQQLKQLIAYNQTKAESITAAVIARNSDRWWQRVTLGKGSQDGVQPGYIVTGIGGLIGRVTHVTPHTSQVLLISDVSSKVGAILSRNRQLGYIQGQENQTVIMHFFNQVADIKPGDTIATSNLSKLYPPGLPIGKVKSKSQSSSPTLEALTEIVVELTAPIDVLEWVSIEPFQPAMAIKS
- the mreB gene encoding rod shape-determining protein; this encodes MGIDLGTANTLVYVSGKGIVLEEPSVVAIDRKTEQPRAFGKEAKLLLGRAPEDIQALRPLKDGVIADFDATEAMIQEFVRRAFEGNPLVHPRMVIGIPSGVTKLERRAVIEAASNAGAREVDLIEEPLAAAIGAGLPISEPTGNMIVDIGGGTTEVAVISSQGKVISESIRIAGDELTEAIVNQVKQQYKLAIGENTAETIKFRLGSACSLDEPERTMEVRGLHQLTGLPSTIEIGESEVRDCLQESIRCILDAIKRTLEQTPPDLAADIIDRGIMLAGGGAMIKGLDVLISNETGIVTHIAPEPLKCVVLGTGKVLEDKSLDRVFSDRTILS
- a CDS encoding type 3 multicopper oxidase translates to MNFNNNLKTRRQFLQWGLFLGGMTTMAFKLNNRQVHAANAVRIPPIPKVDNLLELSFDPMAILRDFDYGTIKEENGRTIREFEVFAHSTAIKLNSAIDYVSWNLNDRVPAPTLRATEGDRVRIIFHNEDGHSHSLHFHGTHPIEMDGVDSIRRGETFIYEFDAEPYGVHPYHCHVAPITRHVSKGLYGLFIVDPPEGRPEADEMVMVMGGYDLDGDEHNELYAFNGIPNYYRDYPIPIYQNQLIRLYILNMIEFDPVVTFHIHANMFEIYRTGRSLEADEESDVISLGTAERHILEFTYKYPGQYMFHPHQDIIAENGCMGFFDVLPEPA
- a CDS encoding glycosyltransferase, MGT family protein; the protein is MKHFGILCPPSPGHLNPMASLGYELQRRGHRVTLIGLLDTQPYATAAKIDFCPIGPDKFPLGSTKESLDRLGKLSGIPALLYTIDLFRQGTKALLGEVPRSCREIGIEVLLIDQVLFEGSTIAEYLNIPFITICNAIIVNPEPAVPPALTGWDYDPSWLGQLRNQIGSGLLQLAATPIRAIVEEYRQKWNLPVIDTSNKLNLWSKLAIISQQSPSFEFPRQELPDYFHFTGALINPLSRVDVPFPWEKLTDKPLIYASLGTLQNKLFNIFIQIAYACQYLNVQLVISLGGASEPEELGYLPGSPIVVKVAPQLSLLERARLCITHAGMNTTLESLKNGVPMVAIPITNDQPGVAARIAWTKTGEVVPLNQCNVDNLATAIQKVLTQPYYRQNAQKFQAEMVQAGGVGKAAEIIESVI
- a CDS encoding 2OG-Fe(II) oxygenase, producing MIFSIENLISPDEVTEIKGVLDGAEFVDGKLTAGWHAKLVKNNQQLKAGTSQQQLKAKIRSLLQKNALFQSAVHPKSIHSILFSRYESGMSYDTHVDNALMNNDAGLCRSDVSFTLFLSSPHDYQGGELVIEGVQEEQSYKLEAGAAIVYPSTTLHRVNPVTEGRRLVVVGWVQSTIRHASDRELLFDLETARRAIFAKSGKTPEFDLISKSIANLIRRWADV
- a CDS encoding putative methylenetetrahydrofolate reductase; amino-acid sequence: MISNLQQAVMQQKFIITAEVAPPKGGNPSKMLDVAAKLKDRVHAVNVTDGSRAVLRMSAVGASVILLQHGIEPVCQIACRDRNSLGLQGDLMGAYALGIRNILALTGDPIKAGDHQNARGVFELESVRLLRLINKLNSGLDYNDKQMPDEALNLFPGAAVDPQLKSWSSLQKRFEKKLEAGAQFFQSQMITDFDRLDKFMSQIACVSDKPVLAGIFLLKSAKNAQFINKYVPGVHIPDEIIDRLGKAEHPLQEGIKIAAEQVKQAQSLCQGVHLMAVKCEELIPEILDLAQIKPLSCP
- the trpS gene encoding tryptophanyl-tRNA synthetase gives rise to the protein MSKKRVLSGIQTTGNLHLGNYLGAIRNWVEIQQDYDNFFFFADLHAITVPHDAKVLAENTLKMAAVYLASGIDLECSTIFVQSHVTAHSELAWLLNCITPLNWLERMIQFKEKAVKQGENVSVGLLDYPVLMAADILLYDADVVPVGEDQKQHLELTRDIAARVNDRFGKKKQPVLKVPQPMIRPEGARVMSLTDGTKKMSKSDPSDLSRIEILDSADIINKKIKKCKTDPIKGLVFDDPQRPECHNLLTLYQLLGNKTKDQVAQECQDMGWGQFKPLLSETTIEALKPIQDKYQELMDNQDYLNDILLKGADKASCVANQTLTRVKDALGFLPKMDVISDK